The Campylobacter concisus genome has a window encoding:
- a CDS encoding tetratricopeptide repeat protein — protein sequence MHWRKILIIFISVFFSTHLLADDNKSVNLRLMQALISQDSGDVNASIQTYLGLFKETNQKTYLKEAIKLAFATKNENLDSLMSDGEKSLKDDSDFIRIKVANLVNLSKLNEAKELMQELATKEPNAQNLLMLGTICMMQNDTVTALKYFEEAYSLKPEEENLLRIVDILLNRMDNVNDATKYLEKFREEQGCTQKTCELLAEIYSQQRNFPKVIELFEEIYDITHDTSYLDKIVQYFVYAKNYKAAIEILKKYGYNDATLMDLYAATGNFGDAYVLAVKIYNDSRDLNFLAKAAIYEYEMNKDSLDEKKITDILDKFEASVPKLNNDMFFNYYGYLLIDHEIDPRKGVEMVQKALEISPDSPYYEDSLAWGYFKLGECKKAKGIMIHAMKDVDFRTSKEAKEHLHLIERCIINLNKRLKK from the coding sequence ATGCATTGGCGTAAAATTTTAATAATTTTTATAAGCGTATTTTTTAGCACGCATCTACTTGCAGATGATAACAAAAGTGTAAATTTACGCCTAATGCAAGCTCTCATCTCGCAAGATAGTGGCGATGTAAATGCTAGCATCCAGACCTATCTTGGACTTTTTAAAGAGACAAATCAAAAGACCTATCTAAAAGAGGCGATCAAGCTAGCCTTTGCTACAAAAAATGAAAATTTAGATAGCCTCATGAGTGATGGCGAGAAGAGCTTAAAAGATGATAGCGATTTTATCAGGATCAAGGTTGCAAATTTAGTCAATCTCTCTAAGCTAAACGAGGCAAAAGAGCTGATGCAAGAGCTTGCCACAAAAGAGCCAAACGCCCAAAATTTGCTCATGCTTGGCACTATTTGCATGATGCAAAATGATACGGTAACGGCGCTAAAATACTTTGAGGAGGCATACTCGCTAAAGCCTGAAGAGGAGAATTTACTCCGCATCGTTGATATCCTTTTAAACCGCATGGATAATGTAAATGATGCGACAAAATACCTAGAGAAATTCCGCGAGGAGCAGGGCTGCACTCAAAAGACATGTGAGCTTTTGGCTGAAATTTACTCTCAGCAAAGAAATTTCCCAAAGGTGATCGAACTTTTTGAAGAGATCTACGACATCACTCACGACACCTCTTATCTTGACAAGATCGTGCAGTATTTTGTCTATGCTAAAAATTACAAAGCGGCTATTGAAATTTTGAAAAAATATGGCTACAACGACGCCACGCTTATGGACCTCTACGCTGCTACTGGAAATTTTGGCGATGCATACGTTTTGGCGGTTAAAATTTATAACGATAGTAGGGATCTAAATTTCTTAGCAAAGGCCGCCATCTACGAGTACGAGATGAACAAAGATAGCCTAGATGAGAAAAAGATCACTGATATCTTAGATAAATTTGAAGCTAGCGTGCCAAAGCTTAATAACGATATGTTTTTTAACTACTATGGCTACTTGCTCATTGATCACGAGATAGACCCTAGAAAGGGCGTGGAGATGGTGCAAAAAGCACTTGAGATCTCGCCAGATTCGCCTTACTACGAGGACTCGCTAGCGTGGGGATACTTCAAGCTTGGCGAGTGCAAAAAGGCAAAGGGCATAATGATTCACGCGATGAAAGATGTTGATTTTAGGACTTCAAAAGAGGCAAAAGAGCACTTACATCTAATCGAGCGCTGCATAATAAATTTAAACAAAAGGCTTAAAAAATGA
- a CDS encoding YkgJ family cysteine cluster protein: MRADGFSYEFDPSFCESCGGKCCTGESGYIWIDEGEILKFCAAFDMPKDEFESKFLIRVGLRRSIKEKPYDDGFACIFFDEKNKNCSVYGLRPKQCRTFPFWDYFKKNLKELRAECIGVKF, encoded by the coding sequence GTGAGGGCTGATGGTTTTAGCTATGAGTTTGATCCTAGCTTTTGCGAGAGTTGCGGAGGCAAATGCTGCACTGGCGAGAGCGGCTACATCTGGATAGATGAGGGTGAAATTTTAAAATTTTGCGCCGCTTTTGATATGCCAAAAGATGAGTTTGAGAGCAAATTTTTAATACGTGTCGGGCTTAGGCGAAGCATCAAAGAAAAGCCTTATGATGACGGTTTTGCTTGCATATTTTTTGATGAGAAAAATAAAAACTGCTCGGTTTATGGGTTAAGACCTAAGCAGTGCAGGACATTTCCGTTTTGGGATTATTTTAAAAAAAATTTAAAGGAGCTAAGAGCAGAATGCATTGGCGTAAAATTTTAA
- a CDS encoding tRNA1(Val) (adenine(37)-N6)-methyltransferase gives MILAQLENGYRYNSDTLVLYDFICASFGEIYGRVLDVGAGCGILGLLLKRDFQKIDLSMLDLLELNSEISSFNAKSNCLEARAITADFANFKDSEKFDLIISNPPFYHDGVTKSQNEHIKVSRYASSLNLKDFIRGISVNLKPHKRAFFCYAPDDLSEIVACLKEYKLNLVSLKFVHTKKDKPANLALLEVRNNSNSKLKVLPPLMMSEDGAHTKEASEIFKKADTNSISYKEIA, from the coding sequence ATGATCTTAGCTCAGCTTGAAAATGGCTATCGCTACAACAGCGATACGCTCGTTCTTTATGATTTTATTTGCGCAAGCTTTGGCGAAATTTATGGCAGAGTTTTGGACGTTGGAGCAGGGTGCGGGATACTTGGACTTTTGCTTAAGCGTGACTTTCAAAAGATAGATCTAAGCATGCTTGATCTTTTGGAGCTAAATAGCGAAATTTCTAGCTTTAACGCAAAGAGCAACTGCTTAGAGGCTAGAGCCATAACGGCTGATTTTGCAAATTTTAAAGATAGTGAGAAATTTGATCTAATCATCTCAAATCCGCCTTTTTATCATGACGGTGTTACAAAAAGCCAAAATGAGCACATAAAAGTTAGCAGATATGCAAGCTCGCTAAATTTAAAGGATTTTATAAGAGGCATAAGCGTAAATTTAAAGCCACATAAAAGGGCGTTTTTTTGCTATGCACCAGATGATCTTAGCGAGATAGTGGCATGCTTAAAAGAGTATAAACTAAATTTGGTGAGCTTAAAATTTGTCCATACTAAAAAGGATAAGCCTGCAAATTTGGCTTTGCTTGAAGTACGAAATAACTCAAACTCAAAGCTAAAAGTCCTGCCGCCTCTTATGATGAGCGAAGATGGCGCGCACACGAAAGAGGCAAGCGAGATCTTTAAAAAAGCAGATACAAACAGCATCTCTTACAAGGAGATAGCGTGA